The Neodiprion pinetum isolate iyNeoPine1 chromosome 5, iyNeoPine1.2, whole genome shotgun sequence genome segment aaaaaccatCTAACATAATtaagttttatcaaaataaaataactttgAATTTACGTTGGCAATATTTAaatcgccattttgaattatcgaatttcgagttcagattcataatcagcgaccccacaAACAGATGTATGCAATATTTCAAGTGAATTGCATGTAAgcaaaaaatgtatgcatgaAAAGGTTGAAGAAAATGAACTAACAGATATTCATCCGCTGTCTCTGCAGTTGCATCTTCGCTTTGTCTTCCATTAtcagtattttattttaatctaATCAATCCGTTTCCTCTGTCCGGATGTATGACGATTCGACGACGAGGCAAGTTCAGTCGgccttttcactttttatcgACTGTCATCTCGTCATCAGACTGACTGAGACGCAATCTCATTCTCATCGCGGAGTCTTGCGAGTTGCGGAACATTTTCAGTTCTTCAACGGTTTTTGTTCATTATCAACCGCGTTCCAGACTTGATATTTTCCCTGGTGCACAATGTTCGTTGCTTTGATACTCTTCCTCACCCTATCGCCGCTTCTTGCTTTTTCCTACAACGTGGACACGAGTCACCCTATCATCTACGAAGATCGGGAACCTGGAGGAAATGGATATTTCGGATACACCGTCGCCCTCCGATCTGGTCAATACTCTGCTGTCTCGGCCAGGTAAGTACGTCCTATCACTATCAGTGTGCCAGATAGGATAGACAAGAAAAAACGCTAATTCGCGATCCGTATACGTTTGAATTACCGATTCCTTTTTCAACCGCAGCATCTTCATTGGTGCTCCGAAATACAATAAAGGTGAGGGTGCCTTGTACCGGTGCTCCGTCAATGTGAACGAAACACGTAGCAACTCCTGCCGAAGACTGGAGCTCGACCAGGCCTCCATTTCAGAAGAAATTAGAGTACagggttttaaaaatttgaaaattacacgATTTGGGACCGTCGGGTGGCTTGGAGCAAGTCTCGCGACTCGAGAGAACTCTGATCTTACGGTAATTAAATACAGTGTCGATGCGACCTACGATAACTAATTGTGGTTACTGGTCGATATTTTGAGTTTCACCGGATAGAATTCACTTTCTTTGGCAACATTCTATTTGTGTGTATGTAGTATACTCGCCGATCGTATGAAGTGGTGATTCAACCAAATCCATTATAGTCGTTGTGATTCTTAGGTCTGCGCTCCACGCACGTCATTCGAATATACTGCGATTGACAGGTTCAATCGAAGCATGGCTGCGGGGCTGCTGGACGATATGCGTGGAATTTGCTACAACCTGCCTGATGCCATCGGCGACACCCTTTACCGCGATAACTCCGTGTTATTACCTGGCGGTGAGTGATATGAGTGCAGTGATCagtgataaacaaaaaataacagatGCCATTATTGACTTGcttattttctttgttattgtGTTTCAGTTTCTTTCGTTTAATGCGGTCATAACATCGTAACATCGGACAAATTTGGACGTCCACATATCTATACATAATAGTGATTATcctactgaaaattttcacgtaataAACAACATGCTGAATTCTTACAAAACATTTTACGATTTACcacatgaaaattttcaataagaTATCGCTGGTCTAACTTTTTCACGGTTGATACACATACGGTTGtgattaattttcagaatacTTGTCACAAGACCCCAATATCAATGCTCTATATGGATTCTCCATCAACTATGCTGCGAAAAAGGTTCGTGTTATATTATACGCACATTTATACTCTTGAGAGGTGTACGTCTCTCCAGTTTTTAAATTGGTACACACGGAGGCAGAGTTTTTGAGACGACTAATTTACCGTCGGCTAATAGTACCGGCCAGCCGACAGTAGCACTGCAGGCTGAATCGGTAGTGCCAACGTAACTGACTTGGTCGAAAGATTAACCGCCTCAGAACCGCTGCCCCGGTGTGCACATAGGGAACCAGATTTGTAATGTGGATCCTTCTGATTACAGGAACTGAACACCGTCGAGCTAATTATTGGGAGACCTAGATTGAACAAGGTCGATATTCATCACGAAAATAAAACGGAGACCAGAGTATATCCCGGTCTCGGTGCTGGCGATTTTGACGAGGCATTATCGAATGCCGCAATAGGTGCCAATCTTGGTAATTATAGACGCGGGCTATCTTGTAAACTTGCCATCATTTgttattcgaatgaaattaaatcgAGCATTGCCGACGTGATATTTCCAGGCTACTCTGTCACCTCGGGATATTTTTTCCGTTCCCAAGAGTTGGTCTTTGCTGCTGGAACGCCAACGTGGAATTTTAAGGGCCAGGTGCGTTgtgattttataaatttacatcATTCTAGCGGACGAAGAAgttgtgaaataaatataatttcttgTCAGTACAATACAATTTGAACCATGTCCGTCACTCAAAGGTCGTAGTTTACTTGCCGGGTACTGCGTGGGAAACAAAAATCGACGGTTCCGTATTGGGCGAGTACTTTGGCGCGAGTTTGACCACCGGGGATTTTGACAACGACGGTTTGGATGACATTGCCGTAGGTGCGCCTCATTGGGGCGAGGTCGACTACGGTCGGGTCTACACATATTACGGCAACAATAAGGTATACGATTGACCGCCTTTCGATCTCACCTTCGGCATCGTCGAtatcttcttcgtcttcggcTCCATTTTGTGTAAACACGTGTCTCTCCGTATCATTGACCTTACGCAATAGTGTCCTGCGCAGTTCTTTCCAGATATCCGCTACAATCATTCAACACTTGTGCTCTTCTCCCTCATATCTTCGTATCGTTAATTGAAtggtttttcaaacttcataTCTTCTTACGTGCATCGCAGGGCGTCTTTAGGGAAGGTCTGATGCTCCAGGGTACAGCAGAATACGGACAGTTCGGTTACACCCTGGCCGCCGGTGATCTGGACAATGACGGTCACGCAGGTGAATATTCTGCGaatggacattttttttttttcgaaacaagGGACTACTGAAccattccgaaaattcaattaaattcacCATCTCCCGTAGATTTGGTGGTTGGTGCTCCGTGGGAGGCGTCCGGTACCGTTTACGTCTTTTACGGTCAGCCTGAGTTCGGGACTAAAGGAGGATTTACTCCGATAACCCAACGAATCGCACCTTTGGACTTTAAAAGCTCTCCTCTCATCCAGGGTTTCGGATTCTCGCTTGCGATTCCTGTCGACGTCGATAAGAATGGGTAAAGTTGTTAACTGCCTCGCCTCGTATGGACTTGTacaactaacaataagtcgtGGATTATACTGTTATATATTCGCCTTTCTCTGACGCAACGTAAATCGAATTGGCCTCCAGATATCCCGATTTGGCAGTTGGTGCGTACAAATCTGGCCACGCTGTTGTATTGCGGGGTAAACCTGTTGTAAAGGTGACACCTCAACTTGTCTCCTATACACCTATATTGGAGAGATCGGCTCGCAGTTTTGTCATCGGCATCTGTACCGAGTATCAGGGAAAGAAGGCACCGGAATTTCAAGGTAATCGATGGCAATGATTCGCCCTTTGATGTTTACATCTTGTGTTATTATACGTCTGTCCAGTGTTCAGGGTCGAGATCGCAGCGGATGAAGAATACATGCGTATTGAAAACGACGAAACTACGAAGTTGTTTACAGCACCGTTCACGCGTGATGAGATCTCCTGCGTCAACAAAACGCTTCATCTCAGGGTACGGTACAGAAGATATACTGATATTACGA includes the following:
- the LOC124219805 gene encoding integrin alpha-8 isoform X1; protein product: MFVALILFLTLSPLLAFSYNVDTSHPIIYEDREPGGNGYFGYTVALRSGQYSAVSASIFIGAPKYNKGEGALYRCSVNVNETRSNSCRRLELDQASISEEIRVQGFKNLKITRFGTVGWLGASLATRENSDLTVCAPRTSFEYTAIDRFNRSMAAGLLDDMRGICYNLPDAIGDTLYRDNSVLLPGEYLSQDPNINALYGFSINYAAKKELNTVELIIGRPRLNKVDIHHENKTETRVYPGLGAGDFDEALSNAAIGANLGYSVTSGYFFRSQELVFAAGTPTWNFKGQVVVYLPGTAWETKIDGSVLGEYFGASLTTGDFDNDGLDDIAVGAPHWGEVDYGRVYTYYGNNKGVFREGLMLQGTAEYGQFGYTLAAGDLDNDGHADLVVGAPWEASGTVYVFYGQPEFGTKGGFTPITQRIAPLDFKSSPLIQGFGFSLAIPVDVDKNGYPDLAVGAYKSGHAVVLRGKPVVKVTPQLVSYTPILERSARSFVIGICTEYQGKKAPEFQVFRVEIAADEEYMRIENDETTKLFTAPFTRDEISCVNKTLHLRGGFKNFVEPIVIRGRFSIGKKSKQGDKFCSNCPVPNKGHFLEETELLIPFNTGCKVGKVCNSNLSISWFATGVSNNDQWAVGSGDVSIDILVTNNGEPAFRTNITIKMPPGVGLRKGIPSCLETKERNCVILECDVGNPLSKGDPKSLAVDLDMEGIASSAGGTILPFTITPKTLSVNHGQNESVFYLRLENRAHITLMGVANEQNHKYEKKGNNSKLSIRHTYQLIKIGPSSLPKVHFAVDVPVAITEKNVSIVDIHLPELDSSGNMHECLIVDTVTYKKTILPNLLHSLRLTKTRGAPELSVEEKVEEPEVDAKDEEEIHHGERKNGTLVEGKTSVDGQGTDRTIYVNCSTAGITCHTVMCDFNISKTSGDAENSILDMMFDVQPLFTSDESFFLVNFSTDARALILKPTSLVTMNSSRFVEAKASTILYQLPKTQKLAGWVLPVSLCLGLLILVLLIIVLLKVGFFTRPKKTRIGKANGMTLRLKADDSYSDLDLPE